In Halalkalicoccus subterraneus, the sequence AACCCGCGCGAGCCCTCGCGTTTGTACTCCAGTTCGTTCAGCCGTTCGAGCGAGAACTCGATGCTGCCCTTCGAGCCCTCGATCTCGATCGTGTGGTCGTTCTTCCGGCCGTTCGCGTTGCGGGTGGCCTCGAAGCTGCCGACCGCGCCGCTCTCGAACTCGGCGGTCGCGAGGTAGGCGTCGTCGACGGTCACTTCGCGGGTCCCGTTCTCGTCTTCGACGGGCCGTTCGTCGGTGAACGTCCGCAGTTGGCCCGAAATTTCGCTGATCTCGCCGGCAACGTCGCCCACGAGAAACCGTGCGAGGTCGATGGTGTGGGCACCCAGATCGCCGAGCGCACCCGAACCAGCGAGTTCCTCGTCGAGGCGCCACGCCCAGGGCGCCTCGGGATCGACCAACCAGTCCTGCAGATACCGCCCGCGGACGTGATATATCTCGCCGAGTTCGCCGCCCTCGATCAGGTTCTTCGCGTAGCGAATGGCGGGAACGAACCGGTAGTTGAAGGCACAGCCGTTGGGGACGCCGGCCTCGCGGGCCGCCTCGGTCATCTCCTCGGCCTCGTCCAGCGTGGGCGCCAGTGGCTTCTCGCAGAAGACCGGTACTCCGGATTCGAGCGCCTCGATCGAGTACTCGGGATGGACGAAGTTCGGCCCGAGGTTGTAGAAGGCGTCCACGTCCTCGATGGCCGCCGAGGGGTCGGTGGTAGTTCTCGAAAAGCCGAGGCGGTCGGCGGCCTCCGCTAGTGCCTCCTCATCGCGCCCGACGAGAACCTCGCGATTGATCTCGGGAGCGTCCGGGAAGAACATCGGGAGCCGTGCCATCGCGTTCGAGTGGGCCTTGCCCATGAACCGGTAGCCGAGAACGCCAATATCGAGCGTCATACGGGCTCGTTCACCGCTCGTGTAGTTAGGAGTTTCCGTCCGGCAGGCCGGTTCCGCCGTTGCCATGACAGGCCACGCCTTTATCGAAACGGCTGCCGAGTGTGTTATCGTAATGCAAGCACTCCGCTGGCACGGCGAAGGCGACGTCCGCGTCGACGACGTTCCGAAACCCGAAATCGAGGAACCGACCGACGCGATCGTCGAGATCACGGCCACGGCGATCTGCGGCTCGGACCTGCACCTCTACAACGACTTCATGCCCGGCATGGAGGAGGGCGACATCCTCGGCCACGAGCCGATGGGCGAGGTCGTCGAGGTCGGCGAGGAGGTCGACGACCTCCGGGAGGGCGACCGCGTCGTCATCCCCTTCACGATCAGCTGTGGCGAGTGCTGGTTCTGCGAGAACGACCTCTACTCGCTGTGTGACGAGACCAACCCGAACGCCGAGATGGCCGCCGAGACGATGGGGCACTCGCCGGCCGGCCTCTTCGGCTTCTCGCACACTCTCGGTGGGTACGACGGCGGGCAGGCCGAGTATCTGCGGGTGCCTCATGCCGACGTCGGGCCGATCAAGATCGAGTCGGACCTCTCGGACGAGGAGGTACTGTTCCTCTCGGACATCTACCCCACGGGGTACATGGCCGCCGAAAACGCCGAGATCGAGGAGAACGACACCGTCGCGGTCTGGGGCTGTGGCCCGGTCGGCCAGTTCGCCGTCCAGAGCGCGTGGATGATGGGAGCCGACCGCGTGATCGCGATCGACCGGATCGAAGAACGCCTCGGGATGGCCGAGGGCCACGCCGACACCGAGGTGATCGACTACTCCGAGGACGACGTCTACGAGTGGCTGATGGACGAAACAGACGGGCGCGGGCCCGATCGGTGTATCGACGCCGTCGGTTCGGAGGCCCACCACACCTGCGTCGACCACGTCCCCGACGAGCCCGACCGCCCGTACGTGCTCCAGGAGGCGATCAAGTCCTGTCGGAAGGGCGGGACGCTCTCGATTCCCGGGGTCTACATTGACGGGATGGACGACGTACCGATGGGTCCGCTGATGAACAAAGCCCTCACAGTGAACACCGGCCAGACCCACGTCCAAGCCTACCTGAACCCGCTGCTTGAGA encodes:
- a CDS encoding Gfo/Idh/MocA family protein, producing the protein MTLDIGVLGYRFMGKAHSNAMARLPMFFPDAPEINREVLVGRDEEALAEAADRLGFSRTTTDPSAAIEDVDAFYNLGPNFVHPEYSIEALESGVPVFCEKPLAPTLDEAEEMTEAAREAGVPNGCAFNYRFVPAIRYAKNLIEGGELGEIYHVRGRYLQDWLVDPEAPWAWRLDEELAGSGALGDLGAHTIDLARFLVGDVAGEISEISGQLRTFTDERPVEDENGTREVTVDDAYLATAEFESGAVGSFEATRNANGRKNDHTIEIEGSKGSIEFSLERLNELEYKREGSRGFETVLVTDGDDPYMDHWWPPGHVIGWEHTFVHENYEFLSAVAEGGEFEPSFEDGLATQRVLAAIQESDASGERVSLD
- a CDS encoding zinc-dependent alcohol dehydrogenase, with amino-acid sequence MQALRWHGEGDVRVDDVPKPEIEEPTDAIVEITATAICGSDLHLYNDFMPGMEEGDILGHEPMGEVVEVGEEVDDLREGDRVVIPFTISCGECWFCENDLYSLCDETNPNAEMAAETMGHSPAGLFGFSHTLGGYDGGQAEYLRVPHADVGPIKIESDLSDEEVLFLSDIYPTGYMAAENAEIEENDTVAVWGCGPVGQFAVQSAWMMGADRVIAIDRIEERLGMAEGHADTEVIDYSEDDVYEWLMDETDGRGPDRCIDAVGSEAHHTCVDHVPDEPDRPYVLQEAIKSCRKGGTLSIPGVYIDGMDDVPMGPLMNKALTVNTGQTHVQAYLNPLLETIENGEIDPAEIITHRGSLEDGPELYETFNDKEDDCVKVVLEP